In one window of Brassica rapa cultivar Chiifu-401-42 chromosome A07, CAAS_Brap_v3.01, whole genome shotgun sequence DNA:
- the LOC103850177 gene encoding trichohyalin isoform X7 codes for MDIDKVNLSTVLAEVVNGSGNKETEDSTHEKEEVMKTITVVEDRKIVKEKESETETDEQGTVFVHEPKNTDDAKIILTDVTLEKGKEDETTQKPEEVSVEKPVIEEGQTESKNSKEQEKDISKAIEEIPIKTDEVTEEKDSKTVETSVNGTEAEHHETVSVEEISRNLGENLVKETAPEQDVETTERVLVEAEKDETETVKDPEIVNNEETTVHDLKENEDTVEAIKNSDEVTGDKEKEDDIIHKEEEVQEILTVVETPTIEIKDTESKASKENEEHEQVLVRDIPQDDTLVLTDETENSSTVQESAILKILETKSDETDAEPGLDLKEEEETVTPSDEVQETINVVIEPPKPSPEQRSKGTEEDEHVLGRNMPQGEAESLVTKEDTEQEKTDKFEVPVDLALKVDREELMDEKKETDQAAGAQILERGLALNESEAEETSVIKHPDVESGELMEKPSLESPSKVSEETRKILDEKIQEKPEEEEEEEVAPHQEDQEEGCYGSETVPVPESIEVKERAQEERMLDLAPLQDEQLSSASPEGETLAESKKIEVVKANEEEEEEVPDKIQSILETVDNEPVKSSEETTVHESISLKDDSDPVEAIKNSDDAEQASHEVTGDREKEEDITIHKAQEMQESLTVVETPTIQGEDIELNASKDIEEHEHVLVRDIPQEETLVPKAETLNTSTVHESSEPSLDLKEQEETVKTVTPSDEVQESVTFMEPPKLSQEQISKDTEEGEHVLGSSMPQVDIIPSDLAVKVDKEEVMDENKEADEVAGRQNMERGLELNESEAELVDQNITDETEKRLVEKPSLESPSEATSKTLDEMIQEKPEAEVAPHQEGQESVSLPESSEVEEKAKEERSLDLTPLKEESCLPTAQDEEETKEQIHKHEEVESDEVTQVSSASPEGETDVEAKQNEETKANEEEEQVADKILRIDESNEVNEEKSAETSVNETEDEHSATVLEEGISKNSEIIVHETASEEIKNSHEVTGDREKEEDIITLKTEETQESQNLLLQEENTESESSKDTIEHAHVLVRDVPQIDTLVTDAEDANTSSTVHKFESNEAEVGQETRKDIEPSFDLKEDKEKEEKETVISSDEVRPSDQVDDDVQTEESVEVKSKETLQVESTEEKHENLLDVLSGDSDKLQTETVLAAKTESQDTTEEIPSELVLKEELKDDKTEVDGTQVMGEQRDLELHEPEAEQIDQTKTDEKLLVESVEKMQTSSLERPSEEEEVTLQQEGSSAYGLEIKEEEQEGEIIVDAVKLANEEQVVEEIQRSLEPIEPEEQEQETVSERTEDEKVKKEEPIVEEDGINSHLTEEAKKGDEETEVSDTQQGETIVNEAEAVDTSTVPEAAVLNTLETKINESEAVHSPIEEETQVTKEDTEPRLDLKEDKEQETVILSDESQGREESDEVKYKEKDAKLLEKMQRPSLESPSELSEETSKTVDEKIEEKQEEEEEVTLHQESEEIVTVPESSELEVQAKEEEEEESCPTNEQKNETEEQLSEEDSTSAHQTPVEEKSDQASAAPLPQEREAEKIDDMKENEEEQVAEAVEPHSSFLEAAKIEEEEKVKETETMGDTGTGSSKLVEEEKLKQGKEILQAEEVPSSETIPQVMAVQLKREDNATTESHEEEATVAQTRDIETSLTDKFSIDQEEEQQANEESPRDEQEKVISAGEGETQTRELEEENMVEKNDNETLTAEKKKEDDLTAEKKKEDEDKTVGLDASLTCTKQEEEFENLETPKVEDKSQEVSESKGDETPPSFISELEDKIPNQIKEIHEEEIKEAEVVVDQTSSLVSEQVEEIIHEEEEETKESRKVEAPSGQDLPVEASHAHQTPSTELVSELDDETAKEVEEIHQEETNAHKLQQEEEILPTESVPSESFSETQEERHVSAVTGESVGETKPKESDETSTKVTKVEDTKDTDTQVADIVKGQSLSHAPEDACLEQEKLKDLGTPQPGAVMEDQDSVMNENSSDEFTFSKSMGEAEQGDENSSTLPVVGILKELQTTLEEKERGTNVSHEGDSSGNDLNSINAEPEALEKSLVVEATPASEIIEASMLQDSISRELEVNVEEQLQEEAREILECKEETPADSSLTEVLPGEKIMIPSNQEEGKKQEDVNASTSEKISLQEEEHPRDFEVSEKEHNAEAQETAEEEMNEVLTSEKKITEPLLNVAEKELNEEHVSQAVSDDDTKSSNELDFPSEQIPKDQREEAEETSFEVKKVPEDKNEETIDALITSEKVQLQDQSKDFGLEKPSTDLKYVQEDLDDGHDSVLAHKKDSDLIEEKKEVDYVKRQPEDAIKSTEEKNIMSEKVGQEATKEIYQEECKQTDTATTIKEEIKDEEKETTEDSLNSMKNTDDEIKDYGLDSVLAQNKESGSIEEKKEVDYVKREVDDAIKHGVSTEEKNKMPEKIGQEATKEIYQEECKQTDTVTAIKEDIKEEEKETPENCLNSMKNHDDATEKTQPEIQEIEKLSSVSETQEKTPKQEDEVPAQQKREIADDVSKLENPKIEEEKKQKDGEEPARKSLSDLIQKVKVTDKTEVATTELRIDEEAKAEGEDEDGDEHKDDKTSPDSIVMVEAKDTVNIIKTQKKSHGILSGVGSKVKHSISKVKKALTGKSSHTTKPSSPQ; via the exons ATGGACATAGATAAAGTAAACCTGAGTACGGTTCTTGCTGAGGTTGTAAATGGTTCAG GGAATAAAGAAACCGAAGATTCAACACACGAAAAAGAAGAAGTGATGAAGACTATTACCGTTGTAGAAGACAGGAAGATCGtcaaagagaaagaaagtgaGACAGAAACGGATGAACAAGGCACAGTCTTTGTTCATGAACCCAAAAACACAGACGATGCGAAGATAATCTTAACTGATGTGACTTTAGAGAAGGGTAAAGAAGATGAAACTACCCAAAAACCAGAAGAg GTAAGTGTTGAAAAACCGGTGATAGAAGAAGGTCAAACAGAAAGCAAGAACTCAAAAGAACAAGAGAAGGACATCTCTAAG GCCATTGAAGAGATACCGATAAAGACTGATGAAGTAACAGAAGAAAAAGATTCAAAAACTGTTGAGACCTCTGTAAATGGAACAGAGGCTGAGCACCATGAAACCGTTTCAGTAGAAGAAATCTCGAGGAACCTCGGTGAAAACCTTGTCAAAGAAACAGCTCCGGAACAAGATGTTGAAACTACAGAAAGAGTCCTTGTTGAAGCAGAAAAAGATGAAACTGAGACTGTAAAAGACCCTGAGATCGTTAATAATGAAGAAACTACAGTTCATGACCTGAAAGAGAATGAAGACACAGTGGAAGCAATCAAGAACTCAGATGAGGTGACTGGAGACAAAGAAAAGGAAGATGACATCATCCACAAAGAAGAAGAG GTGCAAGAAATTCTTACGGTTGTCGAAACGCCTACAATAGAGATAAAGGACACTGAATCCAAAGCTTCAAAGGAGAATGAGGAACATGAACAAGTGTTGGTGAGAGACATACCACAAGACGATACCCTTGTACTTACAGATGAGACTGAAAATAGTTCAACAGTACAAGAATCTGCAATCTTGAAGATTTTGGAGACGAAGAGTGATGAAACAGATGCAGAACCGGGTCTTGACctgaaagaggaagaagagaccGTCACGCCATCTGATGAG GTGCAAGAAACTATTAACGTAGTAATCGAACCGCCAAAACCCTCACCAGAACAAAGATCCAAAGGTACTGAAGAAGATGAACATGTTTTGGGTAGAAACATGCCACAGGGTGAAGCTGAGTCTCTGGTGACCAAAGAAGACACAGAGCAAGAGAAAACAGACAAGTTTGAAGTTCCAGTAGATCTTGCATTGAAGGTAGATAGAGAGGAACTGATGGATGAGAAGAAAGAGACAGATCAAGCTGCTGGAGCGCAGATTTTGGAGAGAGGTCTAGCATTGAATGAGTCAGAGGCAGAGGAAACCTCCGTTATAAAGCATCCGGATGTAGAATCAGGTGAGCTGATGGAGAAGCCATCTCTTGAGTCTCCTTCTAAAGTATCAGAggaaacaagaaaaatattagatgagaagatccaagaaaaaccagaagaggaagaagaagaagaagtagcaCCACATCAAGAAGACCAAGAGGAAGGTTGTTATGGATCAGAGACAGTTCCAGTACCCGAAAGTATTGAGGTTAAAGAAAGAGCCCAAGAAGAAAGGATGCTTGATCTGGCTCCTTTGCAAGATGAACAACTTTCATCTGCGTCACCTGAAGGTGAGACCCTTGCTGAATCCAAAAAGATTGAAGTAGTAAAAGccaatgaggaagaagaagaagaagtaccAGACAAGATCCAAAGCATTCTTGAGACAGTTGATAACGAACCTGTAAAATCTAGTGAAGAAACTACAGTTCATGAATCTATAAGCTTGAAAGATGATTCAGACCCAGTGGAAGCAATCAAAAACTCAGATGATGCAGAGCAAGCCTCACATGAGGTGACTGGAGACAGAGAAAAGGAAGAGGACATCACCATCCACAAAGCACAAGAG ATGCAAGAAAGTCTTACGGTTGTCGAAACGCCGACAATTCAGGGCGAGGACATTGAATTGAATGCTTCAAAGGATATTGAGGAACATGAACATGTGTTGGTGAGAGACATACCACAAGAGGAGACCCTTGTACCTAAAGCTGAGACTTTAAATACTTCAACAGTACATGAGTCTTCAGAACCAAGTCTTGACCTGAAAGAGCAAGAAGAAACCGTAAAGACTGTCACACCATCTGATGAG gTGCAAGAAAGTGTTACGTTTATGGAACCGCCAAAACTCTCACAAGAACAAATATCTAAAGATACTGAAGAAGGTGAACATGTTTTGGGGAGTAGCATGCCACAGGTTGATATCATTCCATCAGATCTTGCGGTAAAGGTAGATAAAGAGGAGGTTATGGATGAGAATAAAGAGGCAGATGAAGTTGCTGGACGTCAGAATATGGAGAGAGGTCTAGAATTGAATGAGTCAGAGGCAGAGCTTGTTGATCAAAACATAACCGATGAAACAGAGAAAAGGTTGGTTGAGAAGCCATCTCTTGAGTCTCCTTCAGAGGCAACAAGCAAAACCTTAGACGAGATGATCCAAGAAAAACCAGAAGCAGAAGTAGCACCGCATCAAGAAGGTCAAGAGAGCGTTTCACTACCAGAAAGTAGTGAGGTTGAAGAAAAAGCAAAGGAAGAAAGGAGTCTTGATCTCACTCCTTTGAAAGAAGAATCATGCTTGCCAACGGCGCAAgacgaagaagaaacaaaagagcaAATCCACAAGCATGAAGAAGTCGAATCTGATGAAGTTACACAAGTTTCATCTGCATCACCTGAAGGTGAGACTGATGTTGAAGCCAAACAGAATGAAGAAACAAAAGCCAATGAGGAAGAAGAACAAGTAGCAGACAAGATCCTAAGAATAGATGAGAGTAATGAagtaaatgaagaaaaatctgCTGAGACCTCTGTGAATGAAACAGAGGATGAGCACAGTGCAACGGTTTTAGAAGAAGGTATCTCAAAGAACAGTGAGATCATTGTGCATGAAACAGCTTCAGAAGAAATCAAAAACTCACATGAGGTGACTGGAGACAGAGAAAAGGAAGAGGACATCATAACCCTGAAAACAgaagag ACACAAGAAAGTCAGAATCTTCTGTTACAAGAAGAGAACACTGAATCAGAATCTTCAAAGGATACTATTGAACATGCACATGTGCTGGTAAGGGATGTGCCACAGATTGATACTCTTGTAACTGACGCGGAGGATGCAAACACTTCTTCAACTGTCCACAAGTTCGAAAGTAATGAAGCAGAGGTAGGCCAAGAGACAAGAAAAGACATAGAACCGAGTTTTGACCTGAAAGAGGATAAAGAAAAAGAGGAAAAAGAGACAGTCATTTCATCTGATGAG GTGAGACCTTCTGATCAAGTTGATGATGATGTTCAGACAGAAGAATCTGTTGAGGTTAAATCTAAGGAGACCCTTCAAGTCGAAAGCACTGAGGAGAAGCATGAGAATCTTCTTGATGTGCTCTCTGGAGATTCTGACAAACTCCAAACCGAGACAGTCCTAGCAGCCAAGACAGAAAGCCAGGATACAACTGAAGAGATTCCATCAGAACTTGTGTTGAAAGAGGAGCTTAAGGATGACAAGACGGAGGTAGATGGAACTCAAGTTATGGGAGAACAGAGAGACCTAGAACTGCATGAGCCAGAGGCAGAACAAATTGATCAAACCAAAACCGATGAAAAGCTTCTTGTAGAATCAGTTGAGAAGATGCAGACTTCATCTCTGGAGCGTCcttctgaagaagaagaagtaacaCTGCAACAAGAAGGTTCTTCTGCCTATGGATTAGAGATAAAAGAAGAGGAACAGGAAGGTGAGATCATTGTTGATGCCGTAAAGCTAGCAAATGAAGAACAAGTAGTAGAAGAAATCCAGAGAAGTCTTGAGCCTATAGAGCCAGAGGAGCAAGAACAAGAAACTGTTTCTGAGAGGACAGAAGATGAAAAAGTGAAGAAGGAAGAACCTATTGTTGAGGAGGATGGAATAAACAGCCATTTGACTGAAGAGGCAAagaaaggagatgaggagaCAGAAGTGAGCGACACGCAACAAGGTGAGACCATTGTAAATGAAGCTGAGGCTGTAGATACTTCAACAGTCCCAGAAGCTGCAGTATTAAACACATTGGAGACAAAGATCAATGAATCAGAGGCAGTGCATAGCCCAATAGAAGAAGAAACACAAGTGACAAAAGAAGACACAGAACCAAGACTGGACCTGAAAGAGGATAAGGAACAAGAGACAGTCATTTTATCTGATGAGAGCCAGGGAAGAGAAGAGTCTGATGAGGTCAAATACAAGGAGAAGGATGCAAAACTTCTTGAGAAGATGCAGAGGCCATCCCTTGAATCTCCTTCTGAACTGTCAGAGGAAACAAGCAAAACTGTtgatgagaagattgaagaaaaacaagaagaagaagaagaagtaactCTGCATCAAGAAAGTGAAGAGATAGTAACAGTTCCAGAAAGTAGTGAGCTTGAAGTACAAgccaaggaagaagaagaagaagaatcatgcCCAACAAATGAGCAAAAAAATGAAACGGAAGAGCAACTGAGTGAAGAAGATAGTACTAGTGCACATCAGACTCCTGTGGAAGAAAAATCTGATCAAGCTTCAGCTGCACCACTTCCACAGGAACGGGAAGCCGAAAAGATTGACGACATGAAAGAAAATGAGGAAGAACAAGTAGCAGAGGCTGTTGAACCTCATAGTTCATTTCTAGAAGCTGCgaagatagaagaagaagaaaaagtgaAGGAGACAGAAACGATGGGAGATACGGGAACAGGATCCTCTAAACTGGTTGAAGAGGAGAAGCTGAAGCAAGGAAAAGAGATACTTCAAGCAGAAGAAGTTCCTTCTAGTGAAACAATTCCACAAGTGATGGCGGTTCAACTAAAAAGAGAAGATAATGCAACAACAGAAAGCCATGAGGAAGAAGCAACGGTTGCACAGACAAGAGATATTGAAACTTCTTTGACTGATAAATTCTCTATAGATCAGGAGGAGGAGCAACAAGCCAACGAGGAAAGCCCCAGAGATGAGCAGGAGAAGGTAATTTCAGCAGGGGAAGGAGAAACACAAACAAGAGAGCTTGAAGAAGAAAATATGGTTGAGAAGAATGATAATGAGACTCTAACTgcagagaaaaagaaagaagatgatCTAACTgcagagaaaaagaaagaagatgaagacaAAACAGTGGGTTTAGATGCTTCATTGACATGCACTAAGCAAGAAGAAGAGTTTGAGAATCTTGAAACCCCAAAGGTAGAGGACAAGAGCCAGGAAGTTTCCGAATCTAAGGGTGATGAGACTCCTCCATCCTTTATTTCAGAACTAGAAGACAAAATTCCAAACCAAATTAAGGAGATTCATGAAGAAGAAATAAAGGAAGCTGAAGTTGTGGTTGATCAAACTTCATCCTTAGTTTCAGAACAAGTTGAAGAGATTattcatgaagaagaagaagaaacaaaggaaTCACGCAAGGTAGAAGCTCCGAGTGGTCAGGATCTTCCAGTTGAAGCATCACATGCACATCAGACTCCATCCACTGAACTAGTTTCAGAACTTGATGATGAAACTGCAAAGGAGGTTGAGGAGATTCATCAAGAAGAAACAAATGCTCATAAGTtacaacaagaagaagaaatccTCCCTACTGAAAGTGTTCCAAGTGAATCATTCAGTGAAACACAGGAGGAACGGCATGTTTCTGCAGTAACAGGAGAGAGTGTGGgagaaacaaaaccaaaagaatcagaTGAGACTTCAACTAAAGTCACAAAGGTAGAAGATACAAAGGATACTGATACCCAAGTGGCTGATATAGTGAAAGGACAAAGCTTATCACATGCTCCTGAAGATGCATGCCTGGAGCAGGAAAAGTTGAAGGATCTTGGAACTCCACAACCCGGTGCAGTTATGGAAGATCAAGATTCTGTAATGAACGAAAATAGCTCAGATGAATTTACTTTCTCAAAGTCAATGGGAGAGGCAGAGCAGGGAGATGAAAATAGCTCAACTCTTCCAGTTGTTGGAATCTTGAAAGAACTCCAGACTACATTGGAGGAGAAGGAGAGAGGAACCAATGTTTCTCATGAGGGTGACTCAAGTGGGAATGATTTGAATTCAATCAATGCCGAACCAGAAGCCCTGGAGAAGAGTCTTGTCGTGGAGGCAACTCCAGCTTCTGAGATAATAGAAGCAAGCATGTTACAAGACAGCATAAGCAGGGAGCTTGAAGTCAATGTAGAAGAGCAACTACAAGAAGAAGCTAGAGAGATTCTAGAGTGTAAGGAAGAAACTCCAGCTGATTCGTCACTCACAGAAGTGTTACCTGGTGAGAAAATTATGATTCCATCAAATCAAGAAGAAGGAAAGAAACAAGAAGACGTAAATGCTTCAACATCAGAGAAGATTAGCCTACAAGAAGAAGAGCATCCCAGAGATTTTGAAGTCTCTGAGAAGGAGCACAACGCAGAGGCTCAAGAAACTGCTGAAGAAGAGATGAACGAGGTATTAACATCAGAGAAGAAAATCACAGAGCCTCTTCTGAATGTAGCTGAGAAAGAATTAAATGAAGAACATGTTTCTCAAGCCGTATCAGATGATGATACAAAGAGCAGTAATGAGTTGGATTTTCCTTCAGAACAAATACCAAAGGATCAAAGAGAAGAGGCTGAAGAAACCtcatttgaagtcaagaaggtacCAGAAGACAAAAACGAGGAAACTATTGATGCTTTGATCACAAGCGAAAAAGTGCAACTGCAAGATCAGTCCAAGGACTTTGGCCTAGAGAAACCGTCGACTGATCTCAAATATGTCCAGGAAGATCTTGACGATGGCCATGATTCAGTTTTAGCACATAAGAAAGATTCAGACTTAATAGAGGAGAAGAAGGAGGTTGATTATGTGAAGAGACAGCCGGAAGATGCAATCAAATCCACAGAAGAG AAGAACATCATGTCTGAAAAAGTTGGCCAAGAAGCAACAAAGGAGATCTATCAAGAGGAGTGCAAGCAAACAGATACTGCAACTACTATCAAGGAAGAGATCAAAGACGAAGAG AAGGAGACAACAGAGGATAGTTTGAACAGTATGAAGAACACCGATGATGAAATTAAAGATTATGGCCTTGATTCAGTTCTAGCACAAAATAAAGAATCAGGCtcaatagaagagaagaaggaggTTGATTATGTGAAGAGAGAGGTTGATGATGCAATTAAACATGGAGTTTCCACAGAAGAG AAGAACAAGATGCCTGAAAAAATTGGCCAGGAAGCAACAAAAGAGATCTATCAAGAGGAGTGCAAGCAAACAGATACTGTAACTGCTATCAAGGAAGATATCAAAGAAGAAGAG AAGGAAACACCAGAGAATTGTTTGAACAGTATGAAGAACCACGATGATGCGACAGAGAAAACTCAACCAGAGATTCAAGAGATTGAGAAACTGTCTTCTGTCAGCGAAACACAAGAAAAAACACCAAAA caagAAGATGAAGTTCCAGCCCAACAGAAAAGGGAAATAGCTGATGATGTTTCAAAGCTAGAGAATCCAAAGattgaagaagagaagaagcaaAAAGATGGAGAAGAACCAGCTAGGAAGTCACTATCAGACCTCATCCAAAAAGTGAAAGTAACAGACAAGACCGAAGTTGCAACAACAGAACTTCGTATCGACGAAGAGGCTAAGGCAGAGGGAGAAGATGAGGATGGAGATGAACATAAAGATGATAAAACAAGTCCAGATTCCATTGTGATGGTTGAAGCTAAAGATACAGTTAACATCATCAAAACGCAAAAGAAATCACATGGCATTCTCTCTGGTGTTGGCTCAAAGGTCaaacattcaatttcaaaggtGAAGAAAGCACTCACTGGGAAATCTTCTCACACAACAAAGCCTTCATCACCACAGTGA